In a single window of the Zea mays cultivar B73 chromosome 5, Zm-B73-REFERENCE-NAM-5.0, whole genome shotgun sequence genome:
- the LOC100283230 gene encoding Ras-related protein Rab11D: MAGGGDKVDYVFKVVLIGDSAVGKSQILARFARNEFSLDSKATIGVEFQTRTLVIEHKSVKAQIWDTAGQERYRAVTSAYYRGALGALLVYDITKRQSFDHIPRWLEELRGHADKNIVIMLVGNKSDLEDERAVSTEDAKEFAEKENLFFLETSALQATNVENAFQTVLTEIFKIHSKKNMAADPRANGAAPSLAGKKVIVPGPAQEIPKSKCCSSM; the protein is encoded by the exons atgGCGGGGGGCGGGGATAAGGTGGACTACGTCTTCAAGGTGGTGCTCATCGGCGACTCCGCTGTCGGCAAGTCGCAGATCCTTGCGCGCTTCGCCCGCAACGAGTTTAGCCTCGACTCGAAGGCCACCATTGGGGTCGAGTTCCAGACTCGGACGCTCGTCATCGAACACAAGTCCGTCAAggcgcagatctgggacaccgccGGGCAGGAGAG GTATAGAGCTGTCACAAGTGCCTACTACAGAGGTGCTTTGGGAGCTCTGCTAGTCTATGATATCACAAAACGCCAGAGCTTCGACCACATACCTCGCTGGCTGGAAGAGCTTCGGGGCCATGCTGACAAAAACATTGTGATCATGCTGGTTGGCAACAAGAGCGACCTCGAAGACGAGCGTGCCGTAAGCACCGAGGACGCCAAGGAGTTTGCCGAGAAGGAGAACCTCTTCTTCCTTGAGACCTCCGCGCTGCAGGCGACCAATGTAGAAAATGCCTTCCAGACCGTCTTGACAGAGATCTTTAAGATCCACAGCAAGAAGAACATGGCAGCGGACCCAAGGGCCAATGGGGCCGCACCATCGCTGGCAGGGAAGAAGGTCATCGTCCCAGGCCCAGCTCAGGAGATCCCTAAGAGCAAGTGCTGCAGTTCCATGTGA